The genomic interval GGTCGTGCCCCCCCATTAAACACAGACTCCTACACATAATTCCTTACACGACCTCCAGGCCTCCATGACGTCCACCTGCTGGAAGCCCGGCAGGTCGGCGCCCACCCCCTTCTGGAACACCAACACCGTCAGCCCATAGGCTGCTCCCACCGACACCAGGTTCATCAACACGGCCTTGGCCGGCACCACTACTGAGCGGAAGGCCAGCATCAGCAACAGGAAGCTCAGCCCCAACACGAAGGCGAAGACGATGGGCGTGTATCTGTCCACCAGGGCGAGGAAGTCGGCCTGTAGGCTGGCCTCCACCCACCAGGACGCGGGCGTCCACCCCAGCGAAGGCCTGGGGCACGTAGCGCTGGCGCAGGGCGTCCACCGCCCGCACTGCCTGGGGGCTGCCCGCATCGGCGCCGATGGGCACGGATAGAAGGCCAAGGTCGTCTACCTGGTTGGCTGTGAAGGTGGGCGGCCCGTAGGTCGGGTCAGCCACTAGCAAGGCCTAGAGGCTCTGCATTGCTACCTGGGCCTGGGGGGAAGACAAATTACCGTCGATGACCACCTGGGCCGGCTGCACCAGGCCGGAGGGGAAGTAGCGGGCCAGGGCGAGAAGGCCTGCTTGGAGGGCAGGGTGCTGGCGCCGTTGAAGCCCGTCTCGAGCTGGCGGCATGGGGCGGCGAGGGCGACCAGCAATGCCACCGCCATCCCGAGGCCAAGGATGGGGCAGCGCATCACGACGCGGGCCACCCAGTCCCAAAAGCCGCGGCGAAAGTCGGCGCCGGCGAAGCGGGCCAGGAGGGGCATCCGCAGGGCGTTGACCCGGTCCCCTAGCAGCCCCAGCAGGGCCGGCACAAGGGTCAGGGACGCCAGGACGGCCATGGCCACCACCAAGACGGCGCCCAACGCCAGGCTGCGGAACACGGGCATGGACACTGTCAAAAAGGCCGACATGGCGGTGATGACGGTAAGGCCGCTAAAGAGACGGCACGTCTGGCGGTGTCGCCCGTGGCGGCGATGGCCTCCACCTGGTTTAGCACCCGCGCCCGCTCCTCGCGATAGCGATAGATGATGAAGGGGCAGTAGTCTATGCCCACCCCGAGGCCCATAACGCTGATTACGTTGGTGGCGAAGAGCGCTGGCCTGCCCGGTACGTAGGACCCGGGAGCCATGCTGGCCATCCAACCCACGGAGGACGGCGCGGATGTGCTCCACCCGCTCCCCGGCGCCGTCCATGTCCCCGGCCAGTGTAAGGACCGGGAGGGCGGTGTGGCCATCGGCCGACACCAGGTTCTCGCCCCCATGCTGGTGATAAGCCAGGGCGTTGGAGACCACCTCCGACCCCAGGGCGAGGAGATGCTCGTAGAGGGCCTCCACGAAGGCCCCGAAGGTGGGGTCGGCGGCGGTGTGGGGCTGTCTGAGCGGGCGATGACTATCACCCGCAGGGGTCAGGCCCCCGCAGCCGTTGCTCCAGCAGCTCCTCGACCTCCTTGGACTCGTTGCGGCTGTAGACCTCCTACTCGGAAGTGAGGCCACTCCCCGGGAGGGTAAACGCGATGGCTGCAGCTGCCAGCAGGGCCACGACCTAGGCATCCACCACCATCCAGGGATGGCTGGCGCACCAACGGGCAAGCCGTCCACGCAAGAGCGTTACCGTCACTGTCTGACCCCCAATCTGATTCGCCTTACCAGGACATGCCGTGACAGCGGCGCCGACCTGGCCCCGCTGGCGGCCAGCTACAGGGCCAGCAGGTGTCATAAGGGGGGGTCAAGGTGTGTACCTATGCCTGGCAAGAGGCAGGCGATGCGTCCAGCGACCACGTCGGGCCGACGTCCCTTTCTACCAGGGCAGTCATCCTCCTGCCCGACGACCACCATGGCACACGTCGGCTCTTCCCACACCGCCCCCTTTATCACCGTTATCATCCCTTCACCCCGCTCTTCACCGCTAATCCTAATTAGCCTACGGGCGTTATCATCGCGTCCCAGCCGGTCGCTCGGCAGGGACAATAGTGGTCCGGAGGGCCCGGAAGGGGGCCTCTAGAAGAGCCGCCAAGCAACGCGGCGTTGCCATGTACCCCTTCGTTCGCATCGTCTGCATGCTGGCTATTTTTTGCATCTCAAAAAGAGTGTAAATGCCTACGAGAGATACGACTTAACCCCAGATGGGCCCTGTCCCCGCCACATGAGCAGGCCAACGGGTGTCGGGAGAGGCGTCAGGATGGTGCCCTGGCAGCTTCTCAGCGCTGTTCTTGCCCCCCGACCCACACCAGGTGCGATTTGGCAGCGCCCATCCCCCGTCTCCCGAAATCACCAACCGTACATGTCGCACTCTCCCCCAACCGGTTCGCCACCAGCCCTGCCCCGTGTTATCATGGTGGGCTGCGATGGCCCTGCGGCTGGGCAGCCTAGCCTTTCTCCGCACCCTCGCCCGCCTCCTCCTGACCGCTGCCCAGGGATACTCCCAACATGGCTGCTCGCTTCTGGCCGCCGCCATCTCCTACTACGTCATGTTTTCCCTCTTCCCCCTCCTCATCTTCGCCGCCGGGGTGGCCGCCCTCATCTTACGCGACCCCGATCTCCAGCGGCGAGCCATCGACGCCATCCTGGACGCGCTGCCCTTGAGCCCCATCAAGGGGAGGCAGGACCTAGAGGACCTATTCCGGACCATCAGCGGCCCCACAAGCGGGGGCATCGGCCTGCTGGGGTTGGTGGGGTCGGCCTGGAGCGCCAGCAACATGCTGGCGGCAGTGCGCCGCAGCCTGGACGTGGTCTTCGAGACGCCGTCCCGGCCCCTGGTGAGGGGCAAGCTGGCCGACTTCACAGCCATGGCTGCTTTGAGCCTGCTCCTTTTGGCGTCCGTGGGCCTCAGTCTGCTGCTGGCCTTGGCCCAGCGACGCTTGGTGGGGGAGGGGGCGGCGGGCGCAGCATTAGATGCCCTGCTGCTGGCCCTCTCTTACTTCCTGCCCTTGCCGGTGTCTCTGGCGGCCTTCCTGTTCCTCTTCGTGTGGGTGCCGGCCACCCGGCCCTCTTGGCGCCACGCGCTGGCCGGGGCGACGGTGGCAGCGTTGCTGTTCGAGGTGGCCAAGAACCTGTTCGGCCTCTACGTGCGTAACTTCGCCAACTTCGACTTGGTATTCGGCTCCCTGGGGGCGGTCGCGGCTTTCCTGTTCTGGGTCTACTTGAGCGCGGCCATCATGCTGTACGGCGCCGAAGTGGTAGCTGCTTCCCTGGGACGTGGGGAGGCCTAACGCGCCTCCCAGAGCGCCAGGCGCAACCGCTGGCCGTCCAACATCTCCCCCAGTATGCGGGCGCCCTCGGGGGCGGCCCTCTACCAGCTCCAGCTAGAGGGTGTCCTGCTGCATCTAGTCGCCGCTGCGGGCCAGGAGCTGCCGCAGCTCGTAGGTGATGGTGGTATCCAGGCGCAAGGCGTAGTCGTGTCGGTGGGCCACCTTCAGCGCCTCCAGCGCGGTCTCCATCACGTCCAAGCAAGGCCCTACCCATCTCGAATGGCGGGGGCGGCGTCGAGGCGTTCTCCTTTCCAAAGGGCGATATGTCCCGTTGGGAAGCCAGGATGAAGGGGCACACACAGCCTGGGGCAAATTACGCGAATTCGACCCAGGCGGAGGGCCACGAAGATGTGGGCAACCATGGTAGCGCGATGCGGGCTAGGAGCCCCAGGGGATCCTGGCCTTCTACGCACCCGGCCGCCCCCCTGGCTATGGCAGGGGAGCCTGGGGAGGAGTGACGCCACTCCAGCTGCACCTTTTCGCTGGTGCCTTCTCGTGGGGTGGCCCAGGGGGTGGCGCACCATGGCATTGGTAAGTACTTTGGCGTCGCCGCAAACGGCTTGGGGCCAGGACGCCCGGGGATGCTGACCTTCCCCCTGCTTGATGGCCTCGCCCAGCAACACGTCAGAGGGTGATGACCAGGTCGGCAA from Dehalococcoidia bacterium carries:
- a CDS encoding MMPL family transporter, with amino-acid sequence MEASLQADFLALVDRYTPIVFAFVLGLSFLLLMLAFRSVVVPAKAVLMNLVSVGAAYGLTVLVFQKGVGADLPGFQQVDVMEAWRSCKELCVGVCV
- a CDS encoding MMPL family transporter, giving the protein MEALYEHLLALGSEVVSNALAYHQHGGENLVSADGHTALPVLTLAGDMDGAGERVEHIRAVLRGLDGQHGSRVLRTGQASALRHQRNQRYGPRGGHRLLPLHHLSLSRGAGAGAKPGGGHRRHGRHRQTCRLFSGLTVITAMSAFLTVSMPVFRSLALGAVLVVAMAVLASLTLVPALLGLLGDRVNALRMPLLARFAGADFRRGFWDWVARVVMRCPILGLGMAVALLVALAAPCRQLETGFNGASTLPSKQAFSPWPATSPPAWCSRPRWSSTVICLPPRPR
- a CDS encoding YihY/virulence factor BrkB family protein gives rise to the protein MALRLGSLAFLRTLARLLLTAAQGYSQHGCSLLAAAISYYVMFSLFPLLIFAAGVAALILRDPDLQRRAIDAILDALPLSPIKGRQDLEDLFRTISGPTSGGIGLLGLVGSAWSASNMLAAVRRSLDVVFETPSRPLVRGKLADFTAMAALSLLLLASVGLSLLLALAQRRLVGEGAAGAALDALLLALSYFLPLPVSLAAFLFLFVWVPATRPSWRHALAGATVAALLFEVAKNLFGLYVRNFANFDLVFGSLGAVAAFLFWVYLSAAIMLYGAEVVAASLGRGEA